The Mauremys mutica isolate MM-2020 ecotype Southern chromosome 1, ASM2049712v1, whole genome shotgun sequence genome has a segment encoding these proteins:
- the LOC123363458 gene encoding putative olfactory receptor 52P1, with the protein MADFNLTPSDPSTFILNGIPGLEAAHIWISIPFSMFFAIGLLGNFMLLFVVSKEQTLHKPMYLLLCMLALTDIATSTSVVPKALCIFWFSLKGITVGGCLTQMFFLHAVSIMQSAVLVTMAFDRYVAICNPLRYTTILTNTRIAKLGLVGLIRAVLFILPLPLLLSRQPFCANRIIPHTYCEHMAVVKMSCGDVSVNRMYGLVIAFVVLGLDLMLIALSYGLILRAILRISSKKSHEKALNTCTAHICVMLMSYPPFFYSTLTHRFGQGIAPHIHIILANLYFLLPNMLNPIIYGVKNKELCEKVVKCTSRMCFLGGH; encoded by the coding sequence ATGGCAGATTtcaacctcaccccctctgacCCTTCAACATTCATCCTAAATGGCATTCCTGGGCTAGAAGCTGCCCacatctggatttccatccctttctctatgtTCTTTGCAATTggcctgttgggaaatttcatgcttctgtttgttgtaagcaaagagcagaccctgcacaagccgatgtacctgctACTCTGCATGCTGGCGCTCACAGACATTGCCACATCTACCTCTGTCGTGCCgaaggcactgtgtatattttggttcagtttgaaaggcattactgtgggtggctgcctcacccagatgttcttccttcatgCAGTTTCTATTATGCAGTCAGCCGTCCTCGTGACAATGGCCTTTGATCGCTatgttgccatatgtaaccctctgagatacaCCACCATCCTCACCAACACACGAATAGCTAAGCTCGGGCTCGTGGGTTTGATAAGAGCTGTTCTCTTtattctgcccctgcccctgctcctgagcaggcagccattctgtgccaaccgcattatccccCATACGTATTGTGAGCACATGGCTGTGGTGAAGATGTCATGTGGGGACGTCTCAGTCAACAGGATGTATGGCTTGGTGATAGCATTTGTAGTTTTAGGGTTAGACTTGATGCTCATTGCCCTGTCCTATGGTCTGATCCTCAGGGCCatcctcagaatctcctccaagaaATCCCATgagaaagccctcaacacctgcacagcccacatctgtgtAATGCTGATGTCTTATCCTCCCTTCTTCTATTCCACTCTGACACATAGGTTTGGTCAGGGCATCGCTCCCCACATTCATATTATCTTGGCCAACCTCTATTTCCTCCTCCCCAACATGCTGAACCCTATCATTTACGGGGTCAAAAACAAAGAACTTTGTGAGAAAGTGGTCAAATGCACTTCCAGAATGTGCTTTCTCGGGGGCCACTGA